A genomic segment from Triticum dicoccoides isolate Atlit2015 ecotype Zavitan chromosome 1A, WEW_v2.0, whole genome shotgun sequence encodes:
- the LOC119272391 gene encoding uncharacterized protein LOC119272391 yields the protein MVGPAAVRSGGRRRGRPPGIRAAVIARVCRAGDRLSSVDSSSAMAAAGGCGRPATVDSGCRFRYGPRRPFRSSRIGAHRFDSLEDFNVDVDSRRREISLGKRPVDCIIGSAISVGSSSAVDGFALAVRSVSVRPDSLSVQVVDGSNVCPAGFPAGVCLHGSLGGSTFSRCHPRVVPLCAGGAFGRPTPLGNVLPTPIMEHFRVLHARRKRTMVRSYWSGRKRVHGMQPPFSKDYIQLLKATFRRRSYYGGPDLCCHHCGAFFWFREGSVHHADVTSRSPVYTGCCRTVGCTG from the exons ATGGTTGGGCCTGCTGCTGTTCGATCCGGCGGACGCCGTCGGGGCCGCCCTCCTGGGATTCGGGCGGCCGTTATTGCCCGTGTGTGTCGCGCTGGTGATCGCCTTTCTTCCGTGGATTCGTCTTCGGCGATGGCAGCCGCTGGTGGGTGTGGCCGGCCAGCTACAGTTGATTCGGGTTGCCGCTTCCGGTATGGTCCTCGCCGGCCGTTCCGTTCTTCTCGGATTG GTGCCCACCGATTCGATTCGCTGGAAGATTTTAATGTGGACGTTGATAGTCGCCGTCGGGAGATTTCATTAGGGAAGCGGCCTGTAGATTGTATCATTG GTTCTGCTATTAGTGTGGGTTCTTCTTCAGCGGTCGACGGGTTTGCTTTGGCTGTTCGGTCTGTCAGTGTGCGACCTG ATAGTCTGTCTGTCCAAGTTGTTGACGGATCGAATGTTTGTCCTGCCGGTTTTCCTGCTGGTGTTTGCCTTCATGGTTCATTGGGCGGCAGTACATTTTCCCGCTGTCATCCAAGAGTGGTGCCCCTATGTGCTGGTGGTGCCTTCGGTCGGCCTACTCCTCTTGGTAATG TGTTGCCTACTCCTATTATGGAACACTTTCGTGTTTTGCATGCCCGCCGTAAGCGGACGATGGTGCGATCGTACTGGTCGGGTCGGAAAAGAG TGCATGGGATGCAGCCTCCTTTTTCTAAGGATTACATCCAACTGCTTAAGG CTACTTTTAGGAGGCGTTCATATTATGGCGGGCCGGATTTGTGTTGCCATCACTGTGGGGCTTTCTTTTGGTTCCGTGAAGGATCTGTTCACCATGCTGACGTAACTTCTCGCTCTCCTGTTTACACGGGATGCTGTCGGACGG TTGGGTGCACAGGTTGA
- the LOC119352054 gene encoding uncharacterized protein LOC119352054, which yields MLNVHHRLVHKFRIAQQSLCTPGVSVVSIRFLGNDGGAHGTRFSGPAASEVAALIVGDLTPECRRFDVIAETRSGSLKHISSLNCNLMALQYPILFPYGDKSYHRGIRYVHASGFPATCYANVQAEGCMDGEDSNDDVDCNPEDAGISRGQVTMLEYYKYYAHYREGEVNPYTSCGRLSQQIAVNAYFRVEAVRLEYHFRKQHNLRSETYQGISDAMGEGNSTGKNVGVQFILHGSFTGGPRYMLLNYHDGMAICRQYGAPDLFITFTCNPRWQDIADALAAEPGQTTADRPDITTRVFSMKYEEFLDGVKDGTFFGAVQAYLYVVEFQKRGLPHTHTLVWLKADTKDPSPSFIDGLISAELPDPLVDPLGYALVDEFMVHGPCGVYNIKCACMKNNCCSKRFPKPLSEDTMVDHVGYPVYRRRDTGLYVLRQKDSLRLGNQWVVPYNMKLLKRFDAHINVEWCNKTNLLKYLFKYLTKGHDVVRMHFHVEDRPPGVFTVPCPIGRNEIDDYIKCSSLFAANCFNIFNTRLRVIIERGGVRLVSLYHEPRLAVVGSPARPLPPSSAASTSAG from the exons ATGCTTAATGTGCATCACCGTTTGGTGCACAAATTTAGAATTGCACAACAGAGTCTCTGTACTCCTGGTGTTTCTGTTGTCTCGATTCGTTTTTTGGGCAACGATGGTGGTGCCCATGGTACACGTTTTTCTGGCCCTGCTGCTTCTGAAGTGGCTGCCCTTATTGTTGGTGATCTGACACCTGAATGCAGAAGGTTTGACGTCATTGCCGAGACGCGGTCTGGTTCGTTGAAGCATATATCTTCACTTAATTGCAACCTTATGGCTTTACAATATCCTATACTTTTCCCATATGGTGACAAGAGCTATCACCGTGGCATTAGATATGTTCATGCCAGTGGTTTCCCGGCCACATGTTATGCAAATGTGCAGGCCGAAGGTTGTATGGACGGCGAAGATTCCAACGATGATGTCGACTGTAATCCCGAAGATGCTGGCATTTCTCGTGGTCAGGTTACCATGTTGGAGTACTATAAGTACTATGCTCACTATCGTGAAGGCGAGGTGAATCCTTACACAAGTTGTGGTCGGCTGAGCCAGCAAATTGCTGTCAATGCTTACTTTCGTGTGGAGGCTGTTCGTCTAGAGTATCATTTCCGTAAGCAACATAATCTTCGATCTGAGACCTATCAAGGCATATCTGATGCTATGGGTGAGGGTAATTCAACTGGCAAAAATGTTGGTGTGCAGTTTATACTGCATGGCAGTTTTACAGGCGGCCCACGGTATATGCTTCTGAATTATCATGACGGGATGGCAATCTGTCGGCAGTATGGTGCACCTGATCTGTTTATTACTTTTACATGTAATCCTAGGTGGCAAGACATTGCTGATGCTCTCGCTGCCGAACCTGGACAGACTACGGCTGATCGTCCTGATATTACTACTCGAGTTTTCAGTATGAAGTATGAGGAATTTCTTGATGGGGTTAAAGATGGTACCTTTTTTGGTGCCGTTCAAGCAT ACTTATATGTTGTGGAGTTCCAAAAGAGAGGGCTGCCACATACGCACACATTGGTGTGGTTGAAGGCGGATACCAAAGATCCTTCTCCTTCGTTTATAGATGGACTAATTTCTGCAGAGCTGCCGGATCCTTTAGTTGATCCATTAGGTTATGCTCTTGTTGATGAGTTTATGGTGCATGGTCCTTGTGGAGTGTATAATATTAAGTGTGCCTGCATGAAGAACAATTGTTGTTCCAAGCGCTTTCCTAAACCGTTGAGCGAGGATACAATGGTTGACCATGTTGGATATCCAGTTTACCGTCGACGTGATACTGGTTTGTATGTACTTAGACAAAAGGATTCGCTACGTCTGGGAAATCAATGGGTTGTTCCGTATAATATGAAATTGTTGAAGAGATTTGATGCACATATAAACGTTGAGTGGTGCAACAAGACGAACTTGTTAAAATATTTGTTCAAATATCTCACAAAGGGTCATGATGTAGTTCGTATGCATTTCCACGTTGAAGATAGACCCCCAGGTGTTTTCACTGTTCCATGTCCTATTGGGAGGAATGAAATTGACGACTATATCAAATGCAG TTCTCTGTTCGCAGCAAACT GTTTCAATATATTC AATACACGTCTACGAGTTATCATCGAGCGCGGCGGGGTTAGGCTAGTCAGCCTCTACCATGAGCCGCGCCTCGCTGTTGTGGGCTCGCCGGCGCGGCCACTGCCGCCTTCCTCCGCGGCCTCCACAAGTGCTGGATAA